aaaattcaGCAGTTGCTACTGTTGGATTGTCTAAAACTTTAATATCATACCAATATTTGTCTCACCCTTTTATCATCCACAACATTTTATAATTATCGAAAAGTACTCACTTTagcctgttttcttttctttctaccATTATATTTTCACAACATTTTAACAgtataaaaactattttgttcACTCCAGGAACAGCACAGGTCCAACAGTGAACACAGACCTGTACGGTTCTGTTGTCCAGCGACTCGTCCAGGTCAGTGGCCAGTTCCGCTGCTTTCGTTTCTGTTGACGAGTCCAGGTACGCCATCATCTTAGCAGCTGCATGAAGAAAACAGAGGATGAGTCTGAGGAAAGTTTAGGAGCTAATTAAGTGTCTGTGATGAAGACATTATAGAGGACAAGTATTTACAGCTTAAAATTTAAGGTTAAAGATGGGACATGAGTTACAGATTAAGTTAACTGGGACACGGTAGAAGTCAGGGAAGGCCCAAACAGAGGGTGAGGTTATATTGTGTTTGCATCAAGAACTTGAAAAAAGTAAAGCGTAATGCATAATAATCATGATATTTgtaaaattgtgattatttctctgacaaaAATAATCGATAATCATGACATCAGAAAACCACCTCAGAAAATCTTCAACAGCTCCATCTTAATGCATCTGATCATTATTACCCCAACACTAATTTTTACATGACTAATTTCATCATGTCTGTCTGGCTTGGTAGAGAGTTTCAGAGCACATGTGTATCATGCTTGAGCTTAGTGAGTGCAGGTGCACGTGAATAAAGATGTTTACCGGCCAGTCGGTGTGGTATGGAGTTGGAGTGCTTGCTGAGGTAGGCCTGGTTGAAGCTCTTAGCGTTGCTGTCTCCAAACAGCCGGGTGATCTCCTGCTTCAGAACTGTCCTGACCACCTCCGGCAGCTCCTTGCTCTCAGAGACTAAAATGTAGAAcaggaaaaagaaggaagaggagcACGTCAAATGAGATGAAGGGAAGGATGTAGGAGAAGAGATGCTGGACCGTGTACTTGCCTCCTTTAAAGAAGCGCACGAGACACTGGTGCAGCCACGGGTTGTCTGGGTCAATGGCCAACGCCCTCTTCACTGACTGGAGCATCAACAAGTATTTTTCTGAGAGGAGAATAAAGATTGGAAATgtagcaacagaaaaaaagtaaagcatgATTTCAATGAGCTCCTGAATGCCAACCTTTCCTAAAGTAGATCTCAAAGGCCATAAGATGCGTGTCGATTTTGTCTTTGACCAGCTGTTTGAGCGGCATCAGGAACTTGATGGCTTCTTCCAGTGGATTTTCTACCTGTAAACATGCAACAGGAAGATACACCcgagaaaaagagacagagaaaaaaaaaaaaaaaaattcaggcaTCACATCAATCAGGCCCAGCTGATTTGCTCGCTTCCTGTTTCCCTCTCTAACCTTCACCAGTTTGTCGGGGATGAGCTCCTCTTTAGGCCCTCCTAtttcctcatcatcatcctctttcttcttcttttggttcttcagctgtttttccttctctgcattcttcttctcctcctctagCTGGGCCTTCTTTTGGGCTCTCCGTTGTTTGTTCCTCAGCTTCTTCAGTTCTTTGTCTGAGAGATTTGCTGCAGAAAAGAGGCCAAAGGAGGCGTTAAATGCGGACCAGATGTGATGCTAACGGAGTAGGACAAACAGGAAATGCCTCTGACCggtgtcagcctgcagctcttTGCTGTCATCAGTCAGAGGATTGTCATGGAGGCTCAGGTAGATCTGGATCGCAGTAGTGGCTGCTTTGTAGTAGAAGGGATGCATCCGGAGAACATCCTCCAGCTTCAGGAGGTCCACGTAGGAGCGTAGTGTCATCTTCCTCATGCAGTAGGTGTGGAAGTCAAACTGGTCGTCCGTGATCTCCACAAAATGCTGAGTTACATTATGAACGATAGACAATTACAACAGGCTTCATGCATGCAAGAGAAGAGTCTCATTCAAACTTATAATGATGAGAAAAGGTCCTGATACAAAACACACCCTTTCAATCTCGTGGCACTTCTTGAGGGCTTCTCCAAACTTGTTCATGGCTTTGTATGCGAGCGCACATTCAGTCTGGAACCACATGCACTGCATCTCGTTCAAGTTCTCCACCGCTGATGCGCCCTCCTGAGAACACACAAGCTGCATGTGAGCGCAGGGATGTGCTCTGCTGTCATACGAACTCGATATGTTACTATTCCAGGTCTGAATTAAACAGACTATGCTGACCACAGCTCCTTAGACACTGTGTGTTcacttgttttttcttgttccaCCAACAGCATCAAGATGTCAGTGTTGTTAAACTACTACAAAGTTCTATACTTCTGCATACCTGAAACTCTGCAATAAAATGAATTGTTAATCTTCTCTTTTAAAACACAACTTTACCAATTTGCCTCCATGTGCTGCTTAAAGGTCGACGTTGGGTCTCTACGTAAAACGTGGAAGCTCAACCAGCAAGAGGTGGACCACAGAACATGCATTTCATTCAggttcacatttttttatttaaaatctagCGTACATTTGCATCATGTAATACAAAAACATTGAGGAAGTATCCTGCTTCTTTtcagtaactttttttaaacataaaattgtgACAAACAACATATGTATTACATATGCAATATGTTATGCAGAACTTTGTGTCACTAAAGATGaatgttaatttgttttctttttctttggtgaattaactaattttatttaatcactgCATTTAAGGGTAGGGTTGATAAAATTCACCTTTTAGCCAGTgtttaaatcaaagaaaaatctagGCCTTTGGTCAAAGATTTGAAATTACAAAGTGCCTTAAAAAAACTTAGTAGTGTTTATTTAGAACATATTCACTAatgtgaagttaaaaaaaattaaacctgtaaataaataaagtagcataatatttttttctcctccattaAATCTATTGTGTTGGAGAGAACTTCAACATGATAAACCCAAACATTTGTATACTGAATGTCTTGGCCCCTTGGAACTGCAACAAGATATTTATCACATCTTCAGTGATGGAGAAATAATACTCAATACTTTGTCTTGTAAATTTTAACACTGCAAACACTccatattaatatttataataaacatttaatcttatttaaatCTACAATAAGCGGATAATTTGCTAAGAAAATTTATAAGTCAGCTTCCAACTGAATCAATCCTTTGTTAAGAGATTTAAAATCCTACGTTTTGTTCCTGACATTTAGGTCAGCAATCAGCATGCAAACAGTTTTTCTCACCCGTGTGAACTTGGAGCACATCTCCTCTGCCTCTTTGACCATGCCTGCCTTCAGCATGTACTTGGCACACTTGGAGTTGATGAATCTGTCGGCAGTGTCCAGAGCCTGAGCCTCATCCATCCACTGGGCAGCCTCTCTGATATTCCCAGCATGCTGCAGGAGAGGAAAAGGTCAATACCCGAGGAAGCAGTACGGCAGCAGTGCTCCACTGAAAATTATAAACAAGTCTTCAAATATGCAGTGTACAGCGTGTTACCTTGTAAATCTTGGCTTTGATAAGGAAGAGTTCGATGAGTGTGGGCGTGCTCTCAATGGCGGCATTGATATATTCTAGAGCAAGCGTCTGCTGGCCAATCATGTCGTAGTGCTGTGCAAGGAAGTACTGCACCCAGAGCAATGTGGTCGGAGGCTCTTCTTTGCCGTCATCTGCAAGAGTGAAAGCAAAATCTTTCCTCAGCGTTCAAAGCAGCAGATAACTACATCAAAGTCATCACTATCAAATCATCTCACCATTCTGGCTGAACATTCGGCAGCTTTTTAAGGAGGTTTCATAGCCGACCACATGTTCCTCTATTATTGCCACCTGCAATGGCAAAGAGACAGTAAGTGTATGATCTGAGCTGCAGTGCGATAAAATACAGCAGAATTATTCCCTTTGCAGCATTTTCTGAGAGACTGCAGCATCAGAAATCTCTACGCTCAGCAGCCTCACCTTTTCTTTGTCGTTGTACAGTGATCTGAGTGTAGTGAAGACGGGCGGGCAGCCTTTACTGAAGTTCATCCTCAGATACCTGTCCAGGCACTCTCTGAACTTTTCACCTGAACATATCATAAACAATTACTCCACAACTTTCATACAAACTAAGGGGCAGAAAAGCTGGAATACAACTACAAAAAGCtttcaaaataaatgtaaagtgGACATTTTTGTGAAAGGATAATTGGATATACCGGACAGAAAGTTAAGGGGCAGCCTGCGAGGAACTAGTCCTTTGGGAAACTTCTCCCAGGCTTCTTCGTAGATCTTGTGTCTCTCCTCTACACTGCCTGTAACAACAAAAATGAAGTTGCACTTTCTGTAACCATTGTGGTCACTGATGAAAAGGcaagtgttttaaaaagaaacagctaaGAGTTATACTTGGTTTTAGGGCTTTCTCCAGACCGTGGTAGTAGGACCAGTTCTCGGGGTTTCTCTCCTGCAGGCGTCGGTAGACTTCTGTTGCTTCATCGAGACGCTCCAGCTTCAGCAGCAACTCTCCTGCAGAGATGTGAGAGCACAGACTCAAACCATTAATCTAAAATTACACAACAATGTGAAACAGCTTcgtgtaaaaatgtaaatcagaACTGTGCATTATGGCCCAGTTGCATATTTATAACATGAAGGGCGTTTCTTAAATGTTGACACATCAACTTACATTTAATAATCACAAATCTTTTTGCCATCAaagatgaggggaaaaaaatccgtCTACAGTAATAAATGGATATATGCAGCTTCTCCACCAAGGCTTTGGTATGTTTTAAATGTCATCTCTCTCGCAAAGTTATGGAGAAATTACGAACACAATTTTCATGAGATTTTGTGGAGAGGTGCAGATCTGGATCATTTtgtataaaatcaaaacaaggtTTGGTCTTTGTTTATGATATGTGTGAAGCTCCTCTTTTCATGCCTCTTCCTCACCTCCGCTACTTACatcaaaaggaggaaaaactaTGGTAAATGAATTGACAGAGGACTCAAAGGTGTAAAAACTGGCTCAGAAATGACCCACCTCGTGTCTCCTCCACTGCCAGTTTATCACAGATCTGCTTCTCATAGTTCGATAGATGCTCAAGGGCTTCCTTGTTCAGACCTGCTTCTCTCAGCACCTGATTCTGGTACAGCAGCAGCTCGCTGTACTCATAGTCCACCTTGTCGGGAGATGTCTGGACAGAAGGCACAACGAACAACCATGTGTGAGTTTCACTAACATTAAAAACTACACTCGCATCCACAGCCCTTTTCACACATCAGTGGAAGAAAGACATTGTCTTTAGAATCTTAAGCCCCAGGAGTCTCTTGATGTTTAAGATGAAGATGACTCAAAAAGAATTTCTCTGCAATTACCAAATCTATGTACGTAATCttggtataaaaacaaaaggaacaCCTGTGAGTTTTTATCAAAAGTAAATAACGATGGAGCAATTTTCTCTTCGcctacgttttttttttgtttttgttttttttttgcattttatagaataaaattaaacgACGGCCTGCTTAAACATTTGCTGcagtttgcaaaaaaaaaaaacttaagataaCCCTGAAATTACAATTCATGGACATGCAAAGAATTATGCTGCTGAAGCGAAAAGGAGCCGAGTTACAGAGGTGTTACAGTAGTATAGAGATAGCTAGGCAGTGTTCAGTTTGGCACTGAATGACGTCCTCGTCATCGGATGAGGAATGATGGAAGTGGTTTTAATGAGCTCTTAGCTGAggttctggactttctgtggataccacacgtctatatttatataacagACCTGACGTGACACTCTGTGAAACCAGATGTGCTTAAGAGGTTAACCCTCTGGCATGTGTGATTTATCAAAGATTCAGCAGAGGATTGAAAACCAGCACAGTGTCAGTTTGGGGTTAAACACACCAAACCAGCGTTGCAGGATCAGCTGACAATCAGAAGCGACGTTAGTTATTAGACTGATGAATTCTGCTCTGCCGGCTTGCTCTGGGCTGGGTTGGATTTGTGGTGTTCAGGAAACTCTAAATTAGTCTTTGTGTATATGAGCTTGTCTTACACAGATGGCACAAAAGGAGGAAGCAGACTGATCTTATCTGGAGCAAGCCAGAGACAAAGCTGGTGAGCTATACTACTGTGAACAACACTCATATTTAAAACACTTGAGAAGAACAGATGAAAAGCCAGGCTCAGAACTGAATTAAATTCATCAATTTGCAGATCAGAAACAAGAAGCCATAACTTTGTTATTCATGTTACAACACAGCAAACTACTGGCTTCTTATCCTGGGCTCTTTGTTGGACCCCTGTGAAAGACTTCTCCAGCTCATCCCAAACTTCctcagtggggttcaggtcttgactcatgctccctgaaccactctctCACAATCTGAGCCCAATGGATCCTGGCACTGTCATCTTGAACTGTGCTCATGccatcaggaaagaaaaaatccacTGACGGAATAACTTGGTCATTCAGTACATCACAAtgcactaaaagaaaaacaaatttaaaaactgatAATCAGCTTTTCCCCCACATTGTGCGTGtgaaattatttcactattaaacTTATCCCTGAATTctattattgctgttttaatgttttgattttaCTGGTAAAATGATTATGTGATTACGTGTTGAACAGTTCTTAACTaaattttagtagttttagCATCTTCttagatttttctttgcttgatgccaataatttgatgcttaaaaaaacaactacaggaTGTGTCTTCTAACATAGCTGTTTAAGGAATGAGTTATGGTTAAATAACttgctgcagcagaaacataCTCATCAATGTGATAATTATCCAATGGGAAGTTCTTACCCATTAGCTTTAAATCCATGTGgtgacttctttttctttgaatgGGCAGTGTAATAATGTCTTCACCCAGACTGTGATAGTCATAGTGTAAGAAAAATACAGAGCCTGTCATCGGGTCTGACCTGCTGTGTTTTCCTGAACTCTTCAATGATCTTTGCTGCCATTTCATAGTCTTCCAGTAGGTGATAGGCGATGGCGTAGCCAATCCAGGATGCCCGCTGGGCTGGACGCAGCTGTAGCAGCTGGTACCGTGTCTCCTGCAGGAGAAATAACATTTTACTGACAGGATCCTGCTAGCTGGAACAAACAGAGCTAAAAGGAAAACCTAATACACTTTGCTTCAGAGATCTTCCCTTTCCTCTCATCCATATTTTTAATCCATTCATCTCAACATTTCATACGTCTCCCTCAATCTGAATCCCGGGCTATGTCCCAAGAGAGCTGCTCTAAATTTTGAAGGGACAAACTGCAACTTGATATCTGATTTTCACAGTCTTCTCCCGATCAGGGCTGGAGAAAAGCAGGTGACTGGTAGGAGTGTGTGCAAtcaggaaagttttttttccaagtctttGTTCCCCTTGTGTTTAAGTTCATGTATCTCTAAAATCTGCTTCAGGTTATATGTGGCTAATCCTTTACCACAACCACCAGGTTTTTAAATCAACCCACAGACCCCAAGTCCCTCAGTCAGTCCTCACCCTGTATCCCTCCAAATCTCTCATCTGGATCTGCAGCAGCGACAGGTCTCTGAGGATCTGGAGGTTGTCTTTGTCCCACTTCAGAGCGTTGCGGTAACACTTGATGGCCTCATCGTACTTCTTGTCCGAGCGCTGCAGTAAGCCGTAAACATGCCAGCCTGGGACAGAGGGGCGGTTAAGGAACACACTCTTCACCCCTCTGGTTGGAAACCATCAGACAGATATTAGTACACACAATGAAACTTAAAGTGACATTACATGTCCAAACATCCTTCTTGTGATAACAGATATGACTTGATTACAGTAGTGACAACCTGTGTTAGTTGAGCAAACAATCGCCACTAAACTGCCATTTAGAAAGAGAAACTACTGAAAGTGAAACGCTTTAGGAACAGTTCAAACTTGTGGAAGCATGTAGATGGTAAAGGCTTCCAATGACACAGTGTTACATTTACAGGACTATGATTCCTGCTACGCAGAAAACGTGGGCAGAATTGCggaattttatatttaaaattaaattattttaccttGTTTGTAACGCTTTTGGTGAAGCATTACAAATGAGGAGTGAAAACCAGAGCATCCTTTATCAGACTCACTCCCCCCCAGAGTGTTTGAGCTACAGCTAAAAGCTATCCTGAAGAAGATCAGTGGGAAAAAGATCTGTCGACAAAACTAAGCACAGGAGAGACTGTcgtatattaaaaataataatgtagatATGCAGACACGACAGCGCCTCCATGCAGCTGGTACAGGTTCAATTCCCGGCCTGGAGCCCTTTGGTGCAGACCACCTTCCCTCCGTCTCTTTCTTGTTCGACAACAATGTCATAAAGGCCCCTTGAGCCAAATTAATAATACCTTATTTTCCTACTGaactatttaaattttatacatCCAACACATGATTACACACATTCCCCACAGAAAAAATAAGCTTACCTAGTAAAACGAAGAATTCGgagggagaaaacaaaacagaaaatagtgaattttggtaaaaaaaaaaaaaaaaagaaaagaaaaagtaaaccaGATTTCATATTATGAGAAAGAGTAGATTAAAACCAATGATGTACTCAGAACTGGACTGTCCACTACCTTTTACAGGTAcgtaaaaaaatctaaatcaatTTATCAACAATCATTTCAGCAATAGATTACAGTGGAAATTCAAAATGATAGTTTCCCAGCTTCTGCTAGAAGCAGACATCAAGAGATAAATACTGAAACAGCTTAAAAGATACAGTAGCCACGTGTCTGCTCAGAGATCGCATGTGATACTTTAGAAGGGCTGACACTGCGATATCACTTATCTGCTACATATGTGCACAGATTTCACTCTGAATCTGAGAAAGACAGACGTATTGAATGTATGCTTCACAGCTACAATAAGCCCTCTCGAGGCATCACACAAGCtttttagctaaaaaaaaaaacaaacaacatggaGTACATCTTTTTGCAGTGCAATGTGGAAGGATACAGACGTGGCTCCTAAGGTCGTTGCGCAAGCCTCTCCTCACCAGTTCGTAGGCCTCCTCCTTCTTCCCTAGACAGTTCAGGGTCAAGCCCTTCATTGCCAACGTCTCTGCAGCAAGAAAATAATATGGTAGACAGTAAAGAACAaactcagagagagagaggatatATTTTCCATCCATCAACACTTTTTGCTGCTTACCTCCATGTTCTGCAAACTTGGGGTTTGACAGGATTTGTTTGCAGAATTTGAGCCCATTTCTGTATTGTTTGTGCTCGTAACATCGCTGTTAAAGGAAAGAGGGAGATTACATTAGGCTAATTGGACAAAAGTGATATTCAGATAGAAGATAAGCACTCATCCTGGTTCATCCTAGTTCAACTAAACAGGATCCGCTTGATGTAAAGACAATATTTCTATATGACagcaaaaatctgttttcacttGTGCTATGCTCATATGCAACAAGAAACAGCTAATTCAAGGTGGTTGAAAACAACATGATCATATCATGTTGTGCATATAAACAACATCTTCTGTAATTACTAAAAATATTGACAAAGATCAGATTTCCTctacaacaagaaaaaacaagctGCGCCTGATGTTGAAGCAGTCCATTTACAGACACAAAGACCATTTCAAATAACAAGCTGTTAGCCCCAAAGTTTTAATTTAGGACACAGTTGCACAAATAGTGCACCACCTCTGTTATTAAGCTGAATAAAATTCGTTAGGCAAGACTGTCACTGTATGTCTTTGTGAGAGAGGAAGTGCTAAGCTGGCAGATAGCATTTTGTTACCCCACCAACCACTTCTCTAAAAATGACGGGGGGGGGGGTCGACTTCATAAGGGTGCTAAGACTGGTGATGGATTTTATAAATGCACCATCACCACAGGCAGAAGGTTATTCCAGCAGATGAGAAATGGGGATCAGCACATaaggaaaagattaaaagttCTACCTGAACTCTAATTGgactataaaagaaaaaaaaaaaaaagaaaagtttgtgcATGCTGGTGCAAAAAGTACAGATACATAAGTTCCTGCTTTGGACACAAAATCCTAATACTCGCTTTAAAGAGCATCTGGATCCAATTTGTGCTTGATCTTCACTAGAAATCCAACCATAAAAAGATGGAATGAAACATGAGCCACAGAGTTTGGAGAAGATGGTATgaatttagagaaattatatgaAGAACGCGTCAACCTTCCTCCAAACTGAAGTGGGTATAAAACACAGAGCAGAACATAACCACCAGCAAAATCAAAAGCATTCAAACACAGATGAGTTGCATCTGAAGCTTCCACCATGCAGCCTACAATCCtcattattttaatgatgttaGTTTTCTGAAATCCTTAGCTTCTCAAAAGCTTTAAACCAGAGATATTAATGATTTAGCTCAGGGAATATGACAAAATGACAATGTTTACAACAAGATGTCAGACATTCTAAAAGCATCTGTgcatttaatgtaaatttagTAACATTAAGATCACCAGCTGTGCTTACCCAGCACGTTCTTTACCAAAATAACTCAACCCACCAAGTCTCAGAGAGAATCTGTTGGAGCATGTGGCTCAAGGCTGCAGGGCTCTCAACAAGGAGCCGAGTGTGCCAACGTCTGATTCTGATAAAACATTTGAAACCTTGTTTCAAACATCAACGCTGCATTTGCACTGTGGCGAGAAGAAAGCG
The Melanotaenia boesemani isolate fMelBoe1 chromosome 4, fMelBoe1.pri, whole genome shotgun sequence genome window above contains:
- the LOC121638285 gene encoding N-alpha-acetyltransferase 15, NatA auxiliary subunit, which codes for MPTVTLPPKENALFKRILRCYEHKQYRNGLKFCKQILSNPKFAEHGETLAMKGLTLNCLGKKEEAYELVRRGLRNDLRSHVCWHVYGLLQRSDKKYDEAIKCYRNALKWDKDNLQILRDLSLLQIQMRDLEGYRETRYQLLQLRPAQRASWIGYAIAYHLLEDYEMAAKIIEEFRKTQQTSPDKVDYEYSELLLYQNQVLREAGLNKEALEHLSNYEKQICDKLAVEETRGELLLKLERLDEATEVYRRLQERNPENWSYYHGLEKALKPSSVEERHKIYEEAWEKFPKGLVPRRLPLNFLSGEKFRECLDRYLRMNFSKGCPPVFTTLRSLYNDKEKVAIIEEHVVGYETSLKSCRMFSQNDDGKEEPPTTLLWVQYFLAQHYDMIGQQTLALEYINAAIESTPTLIELFLIKAKIYKHAGNIREAAQWMDEAQALDTADRFINSKCAKYMLKAGMVKEAEEMCSKFTREGASAVENLNEMQCMWFQTECALAYKAMNKFGEALKKCHEIERHFVEITDDQFDFHTYCMRKMTLRSYVDLLKLEDVLRMHPFYYKAATTAIQIYLSLHDNPLTDDSKELQADTANLSDKELKKLRNKQRRAQKKAQLEEEKKNAEKEKQLKNQKKKKEDDDEEIGGPKEELIPDKLVKVENPLEEAIKFLMPLKQLVKDKIDTHLMAFEIYFRKEKYLLMLQSVKRALAIDPDNPWLHQCLVRFFKGVSESKELPEVVRTVLKQEITRLFGDSNAKSFNQAYLSKHSNSIPHRLAAAKMMAYLDSSTETKAAELATDLDESLDNRTVQICTEVLECLRSGVLGDCKERAETYRTECHKLYPYTLAFMPPGYEENTKIANGDVSTETEELANEM